The following proteins are encoded in a genomic region of Gammaproteobacteria bacterium:
- a CDS encoding SDR family NAD(P)-dependent oxidoreductase: MIKGKEFAGTVSVITGASMGIGRATGRQVVSRGGSVVLIARGRQALADAAAELTQLTTSDDQFVETIGADTTDDRQVAAALGGLIERRGVPDHLINCVGGARPGYVHDLTLDDFRNQLELNYMGQLLPTLVLIPHFVEARRGHVSFVSSMMGYFGMIGYSAYAPSKFAVVGLAESLRHELKPYGIGFSILFPPDTDTPGLANENKTKPAETAIMSEAAGLLSPDTVARTFVDGILAGRFSIHPKGSGWIWRANRFAPGLVRMIMDRDLKKAMRKAEQR, translated from the coding sequence ATGATCAAGGGCAAGGAGTTCGCCGGCACGGTCTCTGTCATCACCGGTGCGTCGATGGGGATCGGGCGGGCCACGGGGCGACAGGTCGTTTCTCGGGGCGGCAGCGTTGTCCTCATCGCCCGCGGCCGCCAGGCGCTCGCGGATGCGGCGGCGGAACTCACTCAACTCACAACGAGCGATGACCAGTTCGTCGAGACGATCGGCGCCGATACCACCGACGATCGTCAGGTGGCGGCCGCGCTCGGCGGCTTGATCGAACGCAGAGGAGTTCCTGATCACCTCATCAACTGTGTCGGCGGCGCCCGTCCAGGGTATGTGCATGACCTGACTCTCGACGATTTCCGGAACCAGCTGGAACTGAACTACATGGGACAGCTCCTCCCGACGCTCGTGCTCATTCCTCATTTCGTCGAGGCTCGCAGAGGTCACGTGTCGTTCGTCTCGTCGATGATGGGGTATTTCGGCATGATCGGCTATAGCGCCTACGCGCCCTCGAAGTTCGCCGTCGTTGGTCTCGCCGAGTCGTTGCGGCACGAACTCAAGCCGTACGGAATCGGGTTCTCCATCCTGTTTCCGCCCGACACCGATACCCCCGGCCTGGCGAACGAGAACAAAACGAAGCCTGCGGAGACGGCGATCATGTCGGAGGCAGCCGGGCTCCTGTCTCCCGACACGGTTGCCCGTACGTTCGTCGATGGGATCCTCGCGGGACGGTTCAGCATCCATCCCAAGGGATCTGGCTGGATCTGGCGAGCGAACCGGTTCGCTCCCGGTCTGGTGCGGATGATCATGGATCGTGATCTGAAGAAGGCAATGAGAAAGGCCGAACAACGATGA
- a CDS encoding NAD-dependent epimerase/dehydratase family protein: protein MKILVTGHNGYIGAVLVQLLQAAGHEVVGLDTYWFSDCHHGPAPADPPALRMDLRDVTAQDLEGFDAVMHLAALSNDPLGDLNPQYTFDINLHASVRLAEAAKTAGVARFIFSSSCSLYGAPNTDELVDETAAFGPVTPYGVSKIKVEQEVAALADDDFSPTYLRNTTAYGWSPQLRGDIVVNNLVAYAFTTGEVLIKSDGTPWRPLVHVEDIARAFLAVAKAPREVIHNQAFNVGRTDENYQISAVADLVAQVVPNSRVVYAPGGEPDTRSYRVDFSKIAGALPDARPQWTVLQGIEELHEAYQRYGLTLDEFESRYLRIRHLRRLLADGRLTPSLRWRSTKDATPVGDRHG, encoded by the coding sequence ATGAAGATTCTCGTCACCGGACACAACGGCTACATCGGTGCAGTGCTCGTGCAGCTTCTCCAGGCCGCCGGTCATGAAGTCGTTGGGCTGGACACCTACTGGTTCTCGGACTGCCACCACGGGCCGGCACCGGCAGACCCGCCGGCGCTGCGCATGGACCTGCGGGATGTGACGGCTCAGGACCTCGAAGGCTTCGACGCCGTGATGCATCTGGCAGCCCTCTCGAACGACCCGTTGGGTGATCTCAACCCGCAGTACACGTTCGACATCAACCTTCACGCCTCGGTACGACTCGCCGAGGCGGCGAAGACCGCCGGCGTTGCCCGCTTCATCTTCTCCTCCTCCTGTTCCCTCTATGGGGCTCCCAACACCGACGAACTGGTGGATGAGACCGCGGCGTTCGGGCCCGTCACGCCGTATGGAGTGTCCAAGATCAAGGTGGAGCAGGAGGTTGCAGCTCTGGCCGACGACGACTTCAGTCCCACCTACCTTCGCAACACCACTGCCTACGGCTGGTCACCGCAGTTGCGAGGCGACATCGTGGTCAACAACCTCGTTGCCTATGCCTTCACGACGGGCGAGGTGCTCATCAAGAGCGATGGGACCCCGTGGAGGCCCCTGGTACATGTCGAGGACATCGCCAGAGCGTTCCTTGCCGTTGCCAAGGCTCCGAGAGAAGTGATCCACAACCAGGCTTTCAACGTGGGTAGGACCGACGAGAACTACCAGATCTCAGCGGTCGCCGACCTCGTGGCGCAGGTCGTTCCGAACAGCCGCGTGGTGTACGCACCCGGTGGCGAGCCCGACACCCGCAGCTACCGGGTCGATTTCTCCAAGATCGCCGGCGCTCTACCCGATGCACGACCGCAGTGGACGGTCCTCCAGGGCATCGAAGAACTCCACGAGGCGTATCAGAGGTACGGACTCACTCTCGACGAGTTCGAGAGCCGATACCTTCGGATCCGCCACCTCCGCCGGCTCCTCGCCGACGGACGCCTCACCCCCTCCCTACGGTGGCGATCCACCAAAGATGCCACACCGGTTGGAGACCGACATGGGTGA
- a CDS encoding pyruvate dehydrogenase, whose protein sequence is MKRTRPDTLERLCGQMACMRAFELALGDLWAQGLISGELHLGIGEEGIVAGVVDHLTDGDALALSALLNEAVMIPALSGGRWPIPLVVRAVCGGGYGDAGQHEQSLWGLLAGIPGLQVVVPSNPADAAGLMLSAIRSDDPVVFLEHKLLSDLMRASLAGDRRTNIVLDVPSEGAEGEVRRRPEPVPIGSGKVVRGGNDLTIFSLAIGVHRSLEAAGVLAEEGIETTVVDLRTVAPLDRDLITTTATATGKVLVVDEDYETFGLSGEIAAVVAESGVDASFRRMATTTQIPYVRHLQDAVLPNVNRIVASALSFS, encoded by the coding sequence GTGAAACGCACTCGGCCTGACACCCTCGAGAGGCTCTGTGGACAGATGGCCTGCATGCGTGCCTTCGAGCTCGCGCTCGGCGACCTTTGGGCACAAGGCCTGATCTCGGGAGAACTCCACCTCGGCATCGGCGAGGAGGGCATCGTCGCCGGTGTTGTAGATCACCTCACCGACGGCGACGCCCTGGCGCTCAGCGCTCTCTTGAACGAGGCGGTCATGATTCCCGCCCTCTCGGGCGGCCGCTGGCCGATCCCGCTCGTCGTTCGGGCTGTATGCGGGGGCGGTTACGGGGATGCGGGACAGCACGAGCAGTCACTCTGGGGATTGCTCGCCGGCATTCCCGGTCTCCAGGTCGTGGTGCCGTCGAACCCGGCCGACGCGGCCGGCTTGATGCTGTCGGCGATCCGGTCGGACGATCCCGTCGTATTCCTGGAACACAAACTGCTGTCGGACCTCATGCGAGCGTCACTCGCCGGGGACCGTCGAACGAACATCGTGCTGGATGTTCCCTCCGAAGGTGCAGAGGGCGAAGTACGGAGAAGACCGGAACCCGTTCCCATCGGTTCCGGCAAGGTCGTGCGAGGCGGCAACGACCTGACGATCTTCAGTCTCGCCATCGGCGTACACCGGTCGCTGGAGGCCGCGGGCGTCCTCGCGGAGGAAGGGATCGAGACGACGGTTGTGGATCTGCGCACCGTCGCTCCGCTGGATCGAGATCTCATCACCACGACCGCAACCGCCACCGGCAAGGTGCTCGTCGTCGACGAGGACTACGAGACCTTCGGGCTGTCCGGAGAGATCGCAGCGGTAGTGGCCGAGTCAGGAGTCGATGCCTCGTTCCGAAGAATGGCGACAACGACCCAGATCCCCTACGTCCGCCACCTCCAAGACGCCGTCCTCCCCAACGTGAACCGCATCGTCGCATCGGCCCTGTCGTTCTCGTGA
- a CDS encoding aminotransferase class I/II-fold pyridoxal phosphate-dependent enzyme — translation MTDHPDALTLRADVFEKALTYDRARQAREAGFYPYFLPLQSNEGPEAIYQGRRILMFGSNNYLGLTTHPKVREAAMNAIAELGTSCTGSRFLNGTLEMHLELERQLAEFVGKEAALVFSTGMQTNLGTISALIGRSDTVFLDKDDHASIVDAARLGWGRIKRFRHNNLGDLERQFLSTPDDRGRLVVVDGLYSMEGDLVPLPEMLELSHRYGARVMVDDAHGMGVMGGGRGTAAHFGVVDETDLIMSTFSKSFASLGGFIAGDTQVVDFIQHHARALIFSASIPPSNAAAALAALEIMRSEPERVERLQRNGERWRSGLQHLGFDTGNSVSPIVPVIVGDDMVTFGMWRMLLDEGVYTNPVVSPATPNGRQLLRTSCMATHTNDHIDKALEAFEKIGRLANLI, via the coding sequence ATGACCGACCATCCCGATGCGCTGACCTTACGCGCCGACGTGTTCGAGAAGGCCCTGACGTATGACCGTGCCAGGCAGGCTCGGGAGGCAGGGTTCTACCCCTACTTCCTTCCGCTCCAGAGCAACGAGGGACCCGAGGCGATCTACCAGGGGCGGCGCATCCTGATGTTCGGTTCGAACAACTACCTCGGTCTGACGACCCATCCGAAGGTGCGCGAGGCGGCCATGAATGCCATCGCAGAGTTGGGCACGAGTTGCACCGGCTCACGATTCCTCAATGGGACGCTTGAGATGCACCTCGAGCTGGAACGGCAACTTGCCGAGTTCGTCGGCAAGGAAGCAGCCCTCGTGTTCTCCACGGGTATGCAGACCAACCTGGGCACGATCTCCGCGCTGATCGGTCGAAGCGACACCGTGTTCCTCGACAAAGATGACCACGCGAGCATCGTCGACGCGGCTCGGCTCGGCTGGGGGAGGATCAAGCGTTTCCGTCACAACAATCTCGGTGATCTCGAACGCCAATTCCTGTCCACTCCCGACGACCGGGGCCGTCTCGTCGTCGTCGATGGGCTCTACAGCATGGAGGGGGACCTCGTTCCACTCCCAGAGATGCTCGAGCTGAGCCACCGGTACGGTGCACGAGTGATGGTCGACGACGCCCACGGCATGGGAGTGATGGGGGGAGGGCGAGGCACTGCAGCACACTTCGGTGTCGTGGATGAGACCGATCTGATCATGTCCACCTTCTCCAAGTCGTTTGCGTCGCTAGGCGGATTCATCGCCGGTGACACACAGGTGGTGGATTTCATCCAGCATCACGCCCGTGCGCTGATTTTTTCGGCATCGATCCCTCCGTCCAACGCCGCTGCCGCGCTGGCCGCGTTGGAGATCATGCGGTCCGAACCGGAACGCGTCGAGCGATTGCAGCGCAACGGCGAGCGATGGCGGAGCGGGCTCCAGCATCTCGGCTTCGATACCGGCAACTCCGTTTCTCCGATCGTTCCGGTCATCGTCGGCGACGATATGGTCACCTTCGGCATGTGGCGCATGCTGCTCGACGAGGGCGTCTACACGAATCCCGTGGTGTCCCCTGCGACGCCGAATGGGCGACAGTTGCTGCGCACGAGCTGCATGGCAACGCACACGAACGATCACATCGACAAGGCCTTGGAGGCATTCGAGAAGATCGGGAGGCTGGCGAACCTCATCTAG